GTTcaaactttttaaaatcaagttaTAGCAAACTTCCTCTTCGAACGTACATATATACGTGGCCACTACTACTGTATCTTTTTTGTCTTCCTTTTCTTTAAAGTTATACTCTCTTATACCTATATTCATCCTTAAAGTTGCACTCTAAATCTGGAATCGTCCTTTAAACAATTTACGTTACTTAGGCGCCATCAAAAAGCTGATACGGACTCGTTTTTGACACGTTGGCAAGGTAATAACTAACTGATGTGAAGGATATAataccctaacttttagcatgtcatgatcgtaccaaaagtgaGACATTACTGACCTGTTTTCCATATTTACTGTTTAATACTGAGTCTTTAGTTCGATTTTGCGTTTTAATTTTTAGGAAAAAGccgaaaaattttgtttttattatataaaatcatatatcaaagATCTCCAAGCAATACTAGTCACatagttattaataataataaatatcatgcaaaaaaattcaaatgaaacTCAGATACAAGTCCTATCtctctgtataaaataaaatcttaactaACAAAGGCGAGGGAATTCTAGGAAAGCGACTCAACGCATAAACTTAACTCAAATAAGACTAATAATCGCCCACAGCTTCCAACTGAGTCTTCGAACCtatgtcactgaaagggtgaaAGATTTTgtggtgagaacaaaccacacattctcagtagggaatgggaatgccgtaagagtaatgaaataaaatgcaaataattaactttacttaataaaactatatttttatcaaaccttttgaaaatactttttactattactttatataattaattaccttcTTTAAATTTTTCGAACTTAAGACAAATCTCAATCGCAACCTCAGTTCTCAGTCACCTCAATACACAAACTAATAGCACAGAAAATAGATCAACACACAAACAAATAGCAATAAGACAAACAGCACAATCACAAAGAGACAAGATAAGCAAacacaatcaaatgcaaatgtgcaaacaatgatgatgcatgtctagtcctatcgcatgtaatgagctcatttgtcggtttcgaCCCGCACCTGACGCAATCCGACTTGTAAGTCAGATAAGGCATGCCAGCAGCAGAACCTCTGCAAGTTTCTACTTCTTGCAGGCACTGATTCTCCAACTGAAGTATGCCGAACATGACCTCTGCAAGTACTTGCAGGCGTTGATTCTCCAGCTGAAGCATGTGCCACTTTCTCCTGGAAGCCATTCCATACATACGGGCATCCCCGCACAATCATTTATACATAAAGCCCACGACTTAACATTCTCACATCAGCACCCTAACTAATTACTTTTCGTCACCCTCTCATGaccttttattcattttataatCACATGTGCCGtgttctctttcctctttccttCTTTCTCTTAACAAACCGAactcaaaaataatttgaaacaaaatctattctaaaaaaaattgaatgtaaAATCTTATactttcttaataaatcaaggtgaaaataagactttttgtaataaatcaaaatcaaatagttttcaataattaaaatgttTTCTTTGAAGTTAAGCCActttctattttaataaaatttagacCTTTCAAATCTTATGTTATTGAGTCAAGCCAATAATgattaataaatcaaatttcaataatttcttaaaataagGTTATAAAtgagattttaaaaataaaatcacttttcgaatatttttacaaaaattggacagcattttcctttaaaattggACTTCACCACTCTTTTCGCGTTCCAACCGAACCATTCTCAACTTTTTTTCAACTGTTTCCAATAACTCAAACTAATTCCAATATTAGAAATCATTTTCAAATCTCAATTCAATACCAACAAATCAAATCGAAATCAATCTCACCAGTTAATCACTCACAACAATGAAACCAATCATAATCACAGCCATAACCCAAACTCAATTCATCAATTACTCATATAACAGGTTTTCAATAATCAACTCAACATattcaaattaataaataatctCAACCAATTTCATCACATTCCATTATATTCACAATCACCAACAATTTCAATCTCATCAATTTTTATCAGTTAATTAAACGAGACATTTATGAATTATGTGTAATTATTCACTAAACTTCAATGGCATtcgtaaattaaaaaattaattttgaaataaatctcTTACTTTTGTacgatattttgaaaaaaatttttgatcgAACTACTGAAAAAAAAGACATAAGAAGTTGTTTGTGCCTCTTAAAACTTCAATTagccaaattcaaaaaaaaaaagagttacgTCACTGTCAACTTTtaccaaataaaaataacatcaatatataataaaaaaatacaaatatttttattaaattagattttttattagaattacaAATCTCAAGGACGGAAAAGGTTCATGGCTTCCATGGaatctctcttctctcactcacggtctctccctctcttttctttcgtAAATGGCTTTGTgatgaaaagaaagaatagattaatgttaaaagttttcaaaagaaaaggGCTAGGTGTCATGGAAAGGATATGTCATTGGTTTTATGTATACTTTCTCTATATATACATGCATGGATAAGCCACGTTTggcttttcttgctttttgtTTCCTTAATTAAACCGCCAAATGAAtgtaactaataataataataataataatatttatagaaatcaatttaaattttaactaacaaaatagtttttaatagataatttaaaataataaaataaattataattaaataaatttctttCGAATTCTGCATCTTCATCCATTGATGGAAGAGGAGGTGGCAGCAAACAAACAATAAATTGCTGCTTGTGTTGCTGCGGCCCATTCCAATCCAAACATTCTCAAGACCAACTGCAAGTCTAAGTACGATTATTCTCTCTACTTATGATTCCGACCACGATGGTAATTGGTTCTCTGATATGAGTTTCTTTTATTCCTCTTCAGcttaatttcataattttcatatttttattgaatttttattgtTCATTATAAAAATGTTAATGTACTATTAGTTATTGGTGGAAATTCAGGTGCagttaacttcacgtgaagttaatatcttagagccgttagatgatttgactgatttgactaaatttttatctaacgactCTGAGATATCAATTTCACATGAAATCGACtttacctgagttttcaccCCGAACAAAGTCACATGAAAAAACTGTTAAGGAAGAATTTGCTGAACGTGCTCGCAGATACTAATGGAAAAAGATCTAAGTTGCTTGCAATTAAAGGtatatttgaaagatttttacCAATTAGTTTcaagagataataaaataaaaatactaaaaattattttttgtatattttgtttagatacaatatacaaaatattaatgttatgtctaatattatatttagatacatatggataaaattaaaatattatatgaaataattaaaataatttaattttaaattttttgtatcaaataaaaattaatttaataaaaaatgagaatattTAGGAGTACAAgagattacaaaaaaaattgatttatgaaccaacaaaacaaaaataatatttgtaaaaaattctagaaaaagtatgcagaatagaaaaagaaactcaaattaagaaaaataaaaagggagaataataaaataaaaaaatattttggacaAAAAAGACAAGACTTATCTTTTGAGGATAAAACTTAAAGTTAAAGGATAAGATTTGTCTTCAAAAAGTGTGTATATCTTTGGATGTAGTTGCtttttattttgagaaaaatcaatGGAGGTAGAGAGTGTTGAAAACTGGAAAGGAAAAACCTCAGCGAAACTAGAAAAAGCAAAAGCAGAAGAAGCGTGGGCAATAGTGAAGGACTTCTTCAACCTGCATAAATGGTATCCCACACTCCCTACGTGCTATGGTGTCCACGGAACTAACGGTGAGCCCGGCTGCATACGATACTGCGCGGGCTTCGACATCCCATCATCAGACAGTTGTAGATCTGAGAGCGTGAGCTGGTCAAAGGAGAGGCTGGTGGCTGTTGATGATGCTGACCGGAGTATCAAGTACGAGATGGTAGAAAGCAACATCGGATTCAAGTCGTACGAGGCCACCGTGAGGGTCATTAAAGAAAGTGATGGTGGTTGTGTCATTCAATGGTGTTTTAGTGTCGAACCTGTTCAAGGTTGGGTGTTTCAGGATTTGCTCATCAAGTACCATGACGGCCTCAAGCTTATGGCTGCAAAAATCGACGCTGAGATTGCTAACTAGGTCATCCCTCAATCGtagaattgtttttttttttttcaagaaataCCACTCTTTTATATGATATTAGCCAAAATTCGATATAATActttgtttttatattattaaaatttagatttagaATTACgagatataataatttttaatatattttttaagcgATAAACGAgataaatgtatttttttaatttttatatatcttgtttacaataacaaaatacattaaaaattatttaaaaatttatcgtataaataagatatatgtatttgtaaatataaaaaaatattttttaaaaataataaaaatattaataatttaaattaaataaaaaaaatattttaaacaataGAAAAGATAGacgattttatataatagattttAAAAATGGAACACTATTAAGTTGAAATAAGTAAAGAGGAATATTAGGGGATcattaattttggtgttttgtaACTATTAATTGGTcatcaatagtatttttaatcgTGAGAGATTATATCTAATGGTAAAAAATTActcacttttattttgatgGTTAAGTTTTGGtcagaaaacacaaaaattgcTAGTCCCTAAACTTTTCCATAAGTAAAAGTACTAGCACCGTTCAACTGTCTTATTATCTTTTCTAATTATCTATTATTAACACTATTTTCTCTACTTCTATTCACCGTCCATTATTATATACTTTTAAATGTTCTATGTACTCTCTTCggtattaatttttgaatttaaattatatatttaaaattttatttattatatgaaaatatgtaaaaaattatatattttagtgtaaattctaataaaaaatcattAGTGGATGGAAGTAGtagaagaagcaataatattagagtatatatttattttggtttttaaagaatttttgacTGGACATTTTAGTCgccaattaaaattaattattcgattGGTCTATAACAATTAATTCCGTCAGTCATTTAGGTCCTTTATTCCGTTAATTCTAACGGaagacaaaatagtccctgacaactctaacaggggACAAAATGGTCCATGATCTCTTCTGTTCGGAAATGACATTATTCTCTCCCAATTTCCATTATATCTCGCATAACACTAGCAGTCTAACACTGTAACTTCAAACTACACAATGCACACGctataaatttaatgttcacaaaaaaaatcatcaactTCATCTCAACCAATTCATGCTCGGAAAACTAATGCCTATGTCTCTCAACTAATTATCATCTTCGATGGATCCCATGAATCTAGACCTCATGTCTAATTTGTTAAGACCGTTGTCGTCGTTGTcatctccctcctcctctgCCCTATCATCTCCATGACCACATTATCCATCACTCCAATCACTTCCTTCTCAGTAATTCACTTCAGTTTCCATATGAGCGACAACGGACATTGCTCGTTGTACTGATAGCTTGGATGCGAGGTCGAAGCTGTCTGCCAACTTGGACTCTGGAAAAGAATGAATGAAGCACTCGGTGTCTATTTtaaatgagaatttgcatatgatgtcgaaggagaatcttctcatgatgtcttaatgtccaacaatctatattACTTGCCGGAGAGTAAAGAAAGGCGTGCCCTTAGAGTAGTTGTggaacttggtcttgaggatgtcGTGGACGTGTCGGGGTTGGAGGTGATGTTATGGAAGATGTGGAAGTGGATGTTTTTGGTGGGTGAAGTacagaggaggtggatgtacCAGTCACAAAGATTTAGGAAGTGTGTGGTCTATGACATGTTAAGGTAGGTACCACACGTGTGACAATTACACCATGGCTTAATCTTGGAGTTAAAGAGGAGTAaggaaaagatggaaaagaagactGTGAAAGTAAAGAAGGAGAGTATGAATGTTagggttatgcgagatatgataaaaattaggGAAGAACAGTATCGTTTTCGAATAAAGGGGtcagggatcattttgtccATTGTTAGAAttgtcagggactattttgtcctccgttagaattaacggaataaaggacctaagtgattgacgaaattaatttttaggaaccaatcgagtaattaattttagttggggactaaagtgtccaatatgaaattttttgaggaccaaaatgaCTATATACTCATAATATTAATAGTTGATAGTTAGAAGAAGGTAACCGTATTAATAGTAGGCAATTTAACGGTGTTATTTTGACTTATGTAGATTCACTTATTCAACTGTTGAGAGAAATAAATGTGTTAATaatgtttcttttttaaaatcgtgcatttttttttattatacaaaaGTAGATGATGTATTTtcgtaataaattttaaaatcatttatttaagtaaataaaatatttatttaatttatttaaataaaaaaatcctggTTTAAGTGGTCTTTGtaatggatttttttttaattacgaATGATATTCAAACTCACAACCTCTAAACAAATATAAAGAGGTTacatcatttaaattataattagttgGCATATGTTAAATGTTAAACCAATAAAACATTTTGTTTAAATCAATTACATGGATAGTTTGAAATGGAATTTTCGAACTATAAAAGAGATGTTTCTTATTTGGAACAACAGGGACAGAAATGAcatatattctaaattttattgtagtattattgttttttttatttttaattgcgaTTTGTGATGGACCATGTGTTGAATTGAAATAagacaaaattataaattgtttaTTATGTATTGATATGTCCAATTATTCTGAAACTAATGCGAGTgaatttctcaatttttttgcaattgtttaataaaatataattttttattatttaatatttttttacattatttatcttaaaaaatataagacaaaaattattttttattaaataattgagaaaaaaatttaaaatgtcgATATCAGATTACCAAATATATGTGAAGAAGCAATGTGTATAAATATAGTTGATTTTGTATGTTTATAGAAGATATgaaaaatcaatataaaaataggagtatttttatcaaatattaataataaacattCTAAAGTTCTAAATCCAATAATTagccaatttattttttttaaattctttctcAATCATTACTTAATAGTTAATTGttagttaataaaattaatccCTTTTTCCCTATATAAAATGACACAGTTCATCAGGTTgaaattatagtttttttttttttttgacacactaatttaatttgttgaaaaaGTTCTACGTAACGTAGGTACAGAAGTTCTTGGGTTACCATAGTTATTATTGGCAGATACACAACCCTGATTTGTGGCTTCTGCTGGAATTCTAAGTTTTGAAACATTTTCTA
This portion of the Arachis duranensis cultivar V14167 chromosome 6, aradu.V14167.gnm2.J7QH, whole genome shotgun sequence genome encodes:
- the LOC107495157 gene encoding lachrymatory-factor synthase, whose protein sequence is MEVESVENWKGKTSAKLEKAKAEEAWAIVKDFFNLHKWYPTLPTCYGVHGTNGEPGCIRYCAGFDIPSSDSCRSESVSWSKERLVAVDDADRSIKYEMVESNIGFKSYEATVRVIKESDGGCVIQWCFSVEPVQGWVFQDLLIKYHDGLKLMAAKIDAEIAN